One window from the genome of Spirochaeta isovalerica encodes:
- the rplF gene encoding 50S ribosomal protein L6 → MSRIGKMPVTVPSGVTVTVKENVITVKGAKGELTQDFQPEVSFDIKDGEVVVNRVDDSKKAKSFHGLYRNLLNNMIIGVSAGFTKTLVINGVGYRAELKGDTLMMNLGYSTTIEYVVPEGVTVAVEGNNKVTVSGIDKAKVGQAAVEIRGLRPPEPYKGKGIKYENEVIRRKVGKTGV, encoded by the coding sequence ATGTCTAGAATTGGAAAAATGCCTGTAACCGTACCGTCAGGCGTTACAGTTACAGTAAAAGAAAATGTCATTACCGTTAAAGGCGCCAAAGGTGAGCTTACTCAGGATTTTCAACCTGAAGTTTCCTTTGACATCAAAGACGGAGAAGTGGTTGTCAACCGTGTTGATGATTCCAAAAAAGCCAAGTCTTTTCACGGTCTTTACAGAAACCTCCTGAATAACATGATTATCGGGGTTTCTGCGGGATTCACGAAAACACTTGTTATCAATGGTGTCGGTTACAGAGCGGAACTCAAAGGTGATACCCTTATGATGAACCTCGGTTATTCCACAACCATTGAGTATGTGGTTCCGGAAGGTGTTACTGTTGCCGTAGAAGGTAACAACAAAGTGACAGTATCCGGTATAGATAAGGCTAAAGTCGGACAGGCTGCTGTGGAGATTCGCGGACTTAGACCGCCCGAACCCTATAAAGGTAAAGGCATTAAGTACGAGAACGAAGTTATCCGCAGAAAAGTCGGTAAAACTGGCGTTTAA
- the rny gene encoding ribonuclease Y, which yields MINIILFVSLPLVGLFLGWTIRWFYARYQLSSSEQKAERLKQDAVKEAEQEKKSILLEAQNQILKDKRLHDKELRERRNEVQRFERRVQQKEDNLDKKTASLDKKIATITEREKEFDTKEQELSKQEQYWIQELEKISGLTAEEAKKLLIKNLENDAKHDAQGLINKIEEEAKHTAEKKARDIIVTTIQRLATDVSSEITVTSVSLPNDEMKGRIIGREGRNIRTLETLTGVDIIIDDTPEAVVISCFDPIRKVIAQMALERLIVDGRIHPARIEEVVQKVTKEISQTIYEEGEKILYELGIHDMSPDGIRALGRLHFRTSYGQNVLSHSKEVAVIAGMIAAEVGADKEIAKRGALLHDIGKGLETDGDGNHAEIGMEMCKKIGEDPRVVNAVGAHHNDIEIESIEGVIVQLADAISAARPGARRETLDNYIKRLENLEKIAESYEGVDKAFAIQAGRELRIMVNHELVNDNKAKDLARSIAKQIEDELKYPGRIRVTIIRETRVVEYAR from the coding sequence ATGATCAATATTATTTTATTTGTATCACTCCCCCTCGTCGGTTTGTTTTTAGGTTGGACAATTAGATGGTTTTATGCCAGATATCAACTTTCGTCTTCTGAACAGAAGGCGGAACGGTTAAAACAGGATGCCGTTAAAGAGGCAGAGCAGGAAAAGAAGAGTATTCTTCTCGAAGCTCAGAATCAGATTCTTAAAGATAAACGCTTACATGATAAAGAATTAAGGGAAAGAAGAAATGAAGTCCAGAGATTTGAAAGACGTGTACAGCAGAAAGAAGACAATCTTGATAAGAAAACTGCCTCTCTAGATAAGAAAATTGCAACTATTACAGAACGCGAGAAAGAATTCGATACTAAAGAACAGGAACTCTCTAAACAGGAACAGTACTGGATCCAGGAACTGGAGAAGATCTCCGGCCTGACAGCTGAAGAAGCTAAAAAGCTCCTTATCAAAAACCTCGAGAATGATGCCAAGCACGACGCTCAGGGTCTTATTAATAAGATTGAAGAAGAAGCAAAGCATACAGCTGAGAAAAAAGCGCGCGATATAATTGTCACGACGATTCAGAGATTGGCGACAGATGTGAGTTCTGAGATAACAGTCACTTCGGTCAGTCTGCCGAACGATGAAATGAAAGGTCGTATCATAGGCAGGGAAGGGCGGAATATCCGTACTCTTGAAACACTGACAGGAGTTGATATCATTATTGATGATACGCCGGAAGCTGTTGTTATCTCCTGCTTTGACCCCATCAGAAAAGTTATAGCGCAGATGGCTCTGGAGAGACTGATCGTTGACGGAAGAATCCACCCCGCCAGAATTGAAGAGGTGGTTCAGAAAGTCACAAAAGAGATCAGCCAGACTATCTACGAAGAGGGAGAGAAAATCCTCTACGAACTGGGAATTCACGATATGAGTCCCGATGGAATCAGGGCTCTCGGCAGATTGCACTTCCGAACCAGTTATGGACAGAATGTCCTTTCCCACTCCAAAGAGGTTGCTGTTATTGCCGGTATGATCGCTGCTGAAGTGGGAGCCGATAAGGAGATCGCCAAGAGAGGTGCTCTTCTTCACGATATCGGTAAGGGGCTGGAAACCGACGGTGACGGAAACCATGCTGAAATCGGTATGGAGATGTGTAAGAAAATCGGCGAGGATCCCCGTGTTGTCAATGCTGTGGGTGCCCACCACAATGATATCGAAATCGAATCGATCGAAGGTGTTATCGTTCAGCTGGCTGATGCGATTTCCGCTGCGAGACCCGGAGCGAGACGGGAAACTCTGGACAATTATATCAAGCGTCTGGAGAATCTTGAAAAAATCGCAGAAAGTTATGAAGGTGTTGATAAGGCTTTCGCCATTCAGGCCGGTCGGGAATTGAGAATCATGGTCAATCACGAGCTGGTTAATGATAATAAAGCGAAAGATCTCGCCAGATCAATTGCTAAGCAGATTGAAGATGAGTTAAAATACCCCGGAAGGATCAGGGTGACTATCATCCGCGAAACGCGGGTAGTCGAATACGCCCGCTGA
- the rplR gene encoding 50S ribosomal protein L18, with protein MMKRVDEKNRKRLQRKKRVRKNISGTSAKPRMSVFRSNKYLSVQVIDDIAGKTLSSASTLEAELKGTKNTVEGGEKLGKVIGERLKAAKISTVVFDRNGYKYHGVVKAIADGARSVGIEL; from the coding sequence ATCATGAAAAGAGTTGATGAAAAAAATAGAAAGAGACTGCAGCGTAAAAAACGTGTCCGGAAAAATATCTCCGGAACTTCCGCTAAGCCGAGAATGTCGGTTTTCAGAAGTAACAAGTATCTGAGCGTTCAGGTCATCGATGATATCGCCGGTAAAACTCTTTCTTCCGCTTCTACCCTTGAAGCCGAGCTTAAAGGAACAAAGAATACAGTGGAAGGCGGAGAGAAACTGGGGAAGGTTATCGGTGAAAGACTGAAAGCTGCCAAGATCTCTACAGTTGTTTTTGATAGAAATGGATACAAGTATCACGGAGTAGTTAAGGCTATTGCTGACGGTGCGAGAAGTGTCGGTATAGAGCTTTAA
- the rplE gene encoding 50S ribosomal protein L5, with product MADKKYTPRLKTAYNDKLAKEMMKDFKYKSFMQVPKLEKIVVSMGVGEAITNKKLLDAAVNELSQITGQKVMKTKARKSIAGFKIRAGQEIGAKVTLRGDRMYEFLERLISIALPRVKDFRGINPKAFDGNGNYSLGITEQIIFPEINFDKIEQVSGLNVAIVTTAENDEEGKALLTKFGMPFAK from the coding sequence ATGGCAGATAAGAAATATACTCCCAGACTGAAGACTGCTTACAATGACAAACTGGCCAAGGAAATGATGAAAGATTTTAAATATAAGTCTTTCATGCAGGTTCCCAAGCTGGAAAAAATCGTTGTGAGCATGGGTGTCGGTGAAGCTATCACAAATAAAAAGCTTCTTGATGCCGCTGTTAACGAGCTGAGTCAGATTACCGGTCAGAAAGTAATGAAGACAAAAGCGAGAAAGTCAATTGCGGGATTCAAAATCAGAGCCGGACAGGAAATCGGAGCCAAAGTTACCCTTCGCGGTGACAGAATGTATGAGTTCCTCGAAAGACTTATCAGTATTGCACTTCCCCGTGTAAAAGACTTTAGAGGAATTAACCCGAAAGCTTTTGATGGAAATGGAAACTACTCTCTCGGTATTACCGAGCAGATCATTTTCCCTGAAATCAACTTCGATAAAATCGAACAGGTTAGCGGGCTCAATGTGGCTATAGTAACGACAGCTGAAAATGACGAGGAAGGCAAAGCGCTTCTTACGAAGTTCGGCATGCCTTTTGCGAAATAG
- the rpsE gene encoding 30S ribosomal protein S5, giving the protein MAFKEKREEKEFIEKLIRLNRVSKAVKGGRNMSFSALMVVGDGKGRVGVGFGKANDVSEAIRKSVEKAKKNLITVPLKGNTLPHEILGNFKSASVLLKPAAPGTGIIAGGPVRAVMEAVGVKDILAKSLGSGNTMNIVKSVFAGLDGLFDAKELASNRGKSLNELWG; this is encoded by the coding sequence ATGGCTTTTAAAGAAAAAAGAGAAGAAAAAGAGTTTATTGAAAAACTTATCCGTCTCAACAGAGTTTCCAAAGCCGTAAAGGGTGGACGCAATATGTCGTTCTCCGCCCTTATGGTTGTCGGAGATGGAAAAGGACGGGTAGGCGTCGGATTCGGAAAAGCAAACGACGTTTCAGAAGCTATTAGAAAGAGTGTAGAAAAGGCTAAGAAAAACCTTATCACCGTGCCTTTGAAAGGCAATACACTTCCTCACGAAATTCTCGGTAACTTCAAGAGCGCTTCGGTTCTTCTGAAGCCCGCAGCGCCCGGTACCGGAATTATTGCCGGCGGACCTGTTCGTGCCGTTATGGAAGCAGTTGGTGTTAAGGATATCCTGGCCAAATCACTTGGTTCTGGAAATACAATGAATATTGTAAAGAGTGTATTCGCCGGTCTGGACGGACTCTTTGATGCCAAAGAGCTCGCTTCAAACAGAGGCAAATCGCTCAATGAACTGTGGGGTTAA
- the rpsK gene encoding 30S ribosomal protein S11 produces the protein MAKAKVKKRKDKKTVFEGNVYIQATFNNTIVTITDLKGNALSWCSAGSLGFKGAKKSTPFAAQSTAETATNRAKDFGLKEVNVFVKGPGVGRESAIRSLGALGLRVKSINDVTPIPHNGCRPRKTRRV, from the coding sequence TTGGCTAAGGCTAAAGTAAAGAAAAGAAAAGACAAAAAAACGGTATTTGAAGGTAATGTCTACATTCAGGCAACTTTCAATAATACTATCGTTACTATAACAGACCTCAAAGGAAATGCTTTATCTTGGTGTAGCGCCGGATCTCTCGGATTCAAGGGTGCCAAGAAATCGACTCCTTTTGCAGCTCAGTCTACTGCTGAAACAGCGACAAACAGAGCTAAGGATTTCGGTCTGAAAGAAGTAAACGTTTTTGTAAAGGGTCCCGGTGTCGGCCGTGAATCTGCAATCAGATCACTAGGTGCTTTGGGGTTGAGAGTTAAGTCTATCAATGACGTCACTCCGATTCCCCATAACGGATGCAGACCCAGAAAAACAAGAAGAGTTTAA
- the secY gene encoding preprotein translocase subunit SecY, which produces MASNPVVDIFKVKDLRKKILFTLSMLVVFRLGAVIPIPGIDVNVLKSYFASQGASGSSMGITEYLDFFAGGAFKNFSIFMLGIMPYISTSIIMNLLLLVFPGLKKMSEEDGGRKKVKRYTRYGTLLVCLIQSYAVVAYARMIPNAIVPSMSGMKYTVIAMLTVTTGTMFLMWLGEQINARGIGNGISLLIFAGIVARMPGGINVLGLEIRNGNLNPVFVIVAALLFVAIITLIVYEQQGQRKIPVNYAKRVVGRRMFGGQNTYIPFKINPSGVIPVIFAGSLLTFPLQIAGALGASSEGWSIFSNIMKPNGGPYMIAYTVLIVFFAYFYTQVSMNPIEIARSIRENGGSIPGIRSENIDQYLTKILRRIILPGSLFLAVIALIPSVVVNLFGFPTQVAYLMGGTSLIIMVGVDLDLMSQIEGHLKMHHHDGLVKSGKLQSRNL; this is translated from the coding sequence ATGGCTAGTAATCCGGTTGTTGACATTTTCAAAGTGAAAGATCTGAGGAAAAAGATTCTTTTCACTTTAAGTATGCTTGTAGTTTTCAGACTCGGGGCTGTTATTCCCATACCGGGAATTGACGTAAACGTCCTGAAAAGTTATTTCGCTTCGCAGGGAGCCAGTGGTTCCTCGATGGGTATAACCGAGTATCTGGACTTCTTCGCAGGCGGTGCCTTCAAGAATTTTTCAATCTTCATGCTGGGTATTATGCCATATATCTCGACTTCCATTATCATGAATCTTCTTCTCCTGGTTTTTCCGGGATTGAAGAAGATGTCTGAAGAAGACGGTGGTAGGAAAAAAGTCAAGAGATATACGCGCTACGGGACGCTTCTTGTTTGTCTGATCCAGTCCTATGCGGTTGTCGCTTATGCACGAATGATTCCTAACGCAATTGTACCTTCCATGAGCGGAATGAAATATACGGTTATTGCCATGCTTACGGTAACGACCGGAACGATGTTTCTCATGTGGTTAGGTGAACAGATCAACGCAAGAGGTATCGGAAACGGTATCTCCCTGTTGATTTTTGCCGGTATTGTTGCTAGAATGCCTGGCGGGATAAATGTTCTCGGCTTGGAGATCAGAAACGGAAATCTGAACCCTGTATTCGTAATTGTTGCAGCATTACTGTTCGTAGCTATCATCACCCTTATTGTCTACGAGCAGCAGGGACAGCGGAAAATTCCTGTGAATTACGCTAAAAGAGTTGTAGGCCGTCGTATGTTCGGTGGACAGAATACCTACATTCCGTTTAAGATAAATCCTTCGGGTGTAATTCCGGTTATTTTTGCCGGTTCTCTTTTGACATTCCCTTTGCAGATTGCAGGGGCTTTGGGCGCGTCCAGTGAAGGTTGGTCTATATTTTCCAACATAATGAAGCCCAATGGCGGTCCATATATGATTGCCTATACAGTTTTAATTGTTTTCTTTGCATACTTTTATACACAGGTATCCATGAATCCGATTGAAATTGCCAGGTCTATCAGGGAGAACGGCGGATCTATTCCGGGAATTCGTTCCGAAAATATTGATCAGTATCTGACAAAGATACTGCGTAGAATAATACTGCCTGGATCGTTGTTTCTTGCAGTGATAGCTTTGATTCCTTCCGTAGTTGTCAACCTGTTCGGGTTTCCCACACAGGTGGCTTATCTAATGGGCGGAACTTCTTTGATTATCATGGTTGGAGTCGATCTTGACTTGATGTCCCAGATTGAAGGTCATCTTAAGATGCATCATCATGACGGGCTTGTGAAAAGCGGCAAGTTGCAGTCCAGGAATTTGTAG
- the rpsM gene encoding 30S ribosomal protein S13: MARIAGIDLPNKHTEIALTYIYGIGRTTAKEICEKTGIDPNVRIKELSTDDVAKLRKIIENDYKVEGRLRSEVALNIKRLMDIGCYRGLRHRKGLPVRGQRTKTNARTRKGKVKTVAKKKK, from the coding sequence GTGGCTAGAATTGCAGGTATCGATTTACCTAATAAGCATACAGAGATAGCTCTTACCTACATTTACGGTATTGGTAGAACCACAGCAAAAGAAATTTGCGAAAAGACAGGTATCGACCCTAATGTGAGAATTAAGGAACTTTCTACTGACGACGTTGCAAAACTGAGAAAAATCATTGAAAATGATTACAAAGTAGAAGGTCGCTTGAGATCAGAGGTGGCTCTTAATATTAAGAGACTCATGGATATCGGCTGTTATCGCGGTTTACGGCATAGAAAAGGTCTCCCTGTCAGAGGACAGAGAACAAAGACCAACGCACGTACCAGAAAAGGTAAAGTGAAGACCGTTGCCAAGAAGAAGAAATAG
- the rplQ gene encoding 50S ribosomal protein L17, whose protein sequence is MHNRVGFNRLGRKSSHRKALHRNMVTSLFKYERVKTTKAKALEIRRTAEKMVTRAKVDSVHNRRMVARMISDKAVLNKLFVEIAPRFVERPGGYTRVLKLGKRAGDAAEMVILEFVEGAEKAPEVEEPKKTAKKAASKKTEEKKAPANKTAAKKTAAKKAPAKKAAAKKAAAKKAPAKKAEAEKTEE, encoded by the coding sequence ATGCACAATAGAGTAGGTTTTAACAGACTGGGTAGAAAATCCAGTCATAGAAAAGCTCTTCACAGAAATATGGTAACTTCTTTGTTTAAGTATGAAAGAGTAAAAACTACTAAGGCAAAAGCTCTGGAAATCAGAAGAACAGCTGAAAAAATGGTTACACGTGCAAAAGTTGATTCTGTACATAACAGAAGAATGGTTGCGCGGATGATCTCGGATAAAGCCGTTCTGAACAAACTCTTTGTTGAGATTGCACCGAGATTCGTTGAGAGACCCGGCGGATACACCAGAGTTCTTAAACTTGGAAAAAGAGCTGGAGATGCAGCTGAAATGGTAATTCTTGAATTTGTTGAAGGTGCTGAAAAAGCTCCTGAAGTTGAAGAACCCAAGAAAACTGCTAAGAAAGCTGCTTCCAAAAAAACTGAAGAGAAGAAAGCACCTGCCAATAAAACGGCAGCAAAGAAAACTGCAGCAAAAAAAGCTCCTGCGAAAAAAGCAGCAGCAAAGAAAGCTGCAGCAAAAAAGGCTCCTGCAAAAAAAGCGGAAGCTGAAAAAACTGAAGAATAA
- the rpsH gene encoding 30S ribosomal protein S8 has protein sequence MSVSDPVADMLTKIRNASAAKFEKVDIRTSKLKLEIVKILKNEGFVKNFKKVTIDDVNYIRIFLKYDGKENSVIHGIQKVSTPGRRVYSGYKSMPRVFNGYGTVIVSTSSGVITGKKASAQKIGGEVICKVW, from the coding sequence ATGAGTGTTTCAGATCCTGTAGCGGATATGCTCACAAAAATTAGAAATGCCAGTGCAGCAAAGTTTGAGAAAGTAGATATCAGAACATCAAAGCTGAAACTGGAAATTGTAAAAATCCTCAAGAATGAAGGATTTGTTAAGAACTTTAAGAAAGTAACGATCGACGACGTTAACTATATCAGAATCTTCCTGAAATATGACGGGAAAGAGAATTCTGTTATTCACGGAATCCAGAAAGTGTCTACCCCCGGTAGACGTGTTTACTCCGGTTACAAATCAATGCCCAGAGTATTTAACGGATACGGAACAGTTATCGTTTCCACCTCTTCAGGTGTAATCACAGGCAAGAAAGCCTCTGCACAGAAGATCGGTGGTGAAGTGATCTGTAAAGTCTGGTAA
- the rplX gene encoding 50S ribosomal protein L24, with protein sequence MAEVKYKLKKGDQVKLIAGKDKGKTGTILKVDRENGRVIVDGLNIVKKTMKPRQQGEKGSIVEIEAPVHISNVMIMCPKCGPVKVGVRKDGDNKVRFCKKCEGVL encoded by the coding sequence ATGGCAGAAGTAAAATATAAACTGAAGAAAGGGGACCAGGTTAAGCTTATAGCCGGAAAGGATAAAGGCAAGACTGGAACAATCCTCAAAGTAGACAGAGAAAACGGACGTGTTATTGTCGACGGTCTCAACATCGTCAAGAAGACAATGAAGCCCCGGCAACAGGGCGAAAAGGGAAGCATCGTGGAAATCGAAGCTCCCGTCCACATCTCCAATGTTATGATTATGTGTCCCAAATGTGGTCCCGTTAAAGTCGGTGTCCGCAAAGACGGTGACAATAAAGTCAGATTCTGTAAGAAGTGTGAAGGGGTACTGTAA
- a CDS encoding DNA-directed RNA polymerase subunit alpha, with translation MARKNLLKGFKRPKGITFEHVDETPYQGKFVAYPFERGYGSTVGNTLRRILLSSIQGYAVSAIRITSFNEEGNSHVISSEFESVPEIVEDTPEIISNFKQIRLSLPEDIEEKTILVEWKGGGEMTAAALEKDGVVVSNKDLKLCTMMDGANLEFEIQIDLGRGYIPAEVNEKYVEIVGTIPVDSIFSPITKVKYNIENTRVGHRSDYDKLVLEIWTDGTIMPQDALAEAAKIAKDHFTIFINFDEGIVAADDEVDKEVEEIEKLLSTPVEELELSVRSSNCLKNANIKTIGDLTRKSEDEIAKTRNFGKKSLMEIKEKLKEWNLSLGMTDYSVLKNTIKLDKNKED, from the coding sequence ATGGCGCGTAAAAACCTCTTGAAGGGATTTAAACGACCTAAGGGTATTACATTTGAACACGTTGATGAAACGCCGTATCAGGGTAAATTTGTAGCTTATCCATTTGAAAGAGGGTATGGTTCAACTGTGGGTAATACCCTCCGAAGAATTCTGCTTTCTTCTATTCAGGGATATGCGGTGTCTGCTATCCGCATTACAAGTTTTAATGAAGAGGGCAACTCTCATGTAATCTCGAGCGAATTCGAGTCCGTTCCTGAAATTGTTGAAGATACACCTGAGATTATCAGTAACTTCAAACAGATCAGGCTTAGCCTTCCCGAAGATATTGAAGAGAAAACGATTCTTGTCGAGTGGAAAGGCGGAGGTGAAATGACGGCTGCTGCTTTGGAAAAAGACGGCGTAGTTGTTTCCAATAAGGATTTGAAACTCTGTACCATGATGGATGGTGCAAATCTTGAGTTTGAGATTCAGATTGATCTCGGTCGTGGATATATTCCGGCGGAAGTTAACGAGAAATACGTTGAGATTGTCGGTACAATCCCTGTCGATTCAATTTTTTCACCAATTACCAAGGTGAAATACAATATCGAAAACACCAGAGTCGGACATCGTTCCGATTATGATAAACTTGTTCTTGAAATCTGGACTGATGGCACAATAATGCCTCAGGACGCTCTTGCTGAAGCAGCAAAGATTGCAAAAGATCACTTTACCATTTTCATTAATTTCGATGAAGGTATTGTTGCAGCTGATGATGAAGTTGATAAGGAAGTAGAGGAAATTGAAAAACTTCTCTCCACTCCCGTTGAAGAACTTGAGCTGTCTGTCCGGTCAAGCAATTGTCTGAAAAACGCTAATATTAAAACAATTGGCGATCTGACCAGAAAGTCGGAAGATGAAATTGCCAAGACAAGGAATTTCGGTAAAAAATCTCTCATGGAGATTAAAGAAAAGCTGAAAGAGTGGAATCTTAGTCTCGGTATGACTGATTACAGCGTACTGAAAAATACGATTAAACTCGATAAGAATAAGGAAGACTAG
- the rpmJ gene encoding 50S ribosomal protein L36 has translation MKVRASVKPICDNCKVIRRRGVVRIICDNPKHKQRQK, from the coding sequence GTGAAAGTTAGAGCAAGCGTTAAACCCATATGTGATAACTGCAAAGTTATAAGAAGAAGAGGAGTTGTCCGGATTATCTGTGACAACCCCAAACATAAACAGAGACAGAAGTAG
- the rplO gene encoding 50S ribosomal protein L15, giving the protein MSAFELKAPKGANRDKKVLGRGRATGTGKTSGKGHKGQKARSGGGTRLGFEGGQMPLYRRVAARGFSNHPFKVEYVGINVGSLNERYSDGEKVNHETLVAKGLVKNGEKNIKILGAGELDKKLEVEITKVTAGAKDKIVKAGGSVVE; this is encoded by the coding sequence ATGAGTGCGTTTGAATTAAAAGCACCGAAAGGCGCTAACAGAGATAAAAAGGTTCTCGGACGCGGTAGAGCGACCGGAACAGGTAAGACTTCCGGAAAGGGACATAAAGGTCAGAAAGCGAGATCGGGCGGTGGAACACGTCTCGGTTTCGAAGGTGGCCAGATGCCTCTTTACAGAAGGGTTGCCGCAAGAGGTTTTTCAAACCATCCATTCAAAGTGGAATATGTTGGAATTAACGTCGGTTCACTGAACGAGCGTTATAGCGATGGTGAAAAAGTAAATCACGAAACTCTTGTTGCCAAGGGTCTTGTAAAGAATGGCGAAAAGAATATTAAGATTCTCGGAGCCGGAGAACTGGACAAGAAACTTGAAGTAGAGATCACGAAAGTGACTGCCGGAGCGAAAGATAAAATCGTCAAAGCCGGCGGATCCGTGGTTGAATAA
- a CDS encoding type Z 30S ribosomal protein S14 — translation MAKKSMIVKAQRTPKFSTRAYNRCRICGRPRGYMRKFQMCRICFRKLASEGMIPGVTKSSW, via the coding sequence ATGGCTAAGAAATCAATGATTGTTAAAGCCCAGAGAACACCTAAATTCAGCACCCGTGCATACAACCGGTGCAGGATTTGCGGTAGACCTCGTGGTTATATGAGAAAATTTCAGATGTGCAGAATCTGCTTCCGTAAGCTTGCGAGCGAAGGTATGATTCCTGGTGTCACTAAATCGAGCTGGTAG
- the rpmD gene encoding 50S ribosomal protein L30, with translation MAKTKRIRVQLVRSTIGRKPEQRKTVKALGLKKINSVVEKDATPSILGMVESISHLVKVEEIS, from the coding sequence ATGGCTAAGACTAAAAGAATCAGGGTTCAGCTGGTACGCAGTACCATTGGAAGAAAGCCTGAACAGAGAAAAACTGTTAAAGCATTGGGTCTTAAGAAAATTAATTCAGTTGTAGAAAAAGATGCTACCCCATCGATCTTAGGTATGGTAGAATCAATTTCTCACTTGGTTAAAGTTGAGGAGATCAGCTGA